Proteins encoded within one genomic window of Anastrepha ludens isolate Willacy chromosome 4, idAnaLude1.1, whole genome shotgun sequence:
- the LOC128860002 gene encoding larval cuticle protein A2B, with protein sequence MVQKLIILSALVAAASAVAVLPGPVYPGLAGVHGLAGIHGLPGLPALSPLPALPALPALTKIAAPVLPAITKIAAPLAVAKVAVPEPYDPNPQYSFSYDVHDGTTGDVKSQQEARSGDVVQGAYSLIEPDGTRRVVEYTADPVHGFNAIVRREPIAVKAVAPIAKVLAPAPLLHAPIIAKAVPAISALPALHSLPGLALPGPLSPYHG encoded by the exons ATGGTACAAAag TTGATCATTCTCAGCGCTTTGGTAGCCGCCGCTTCCGCCGTTGCCGTACTGCCAGGACCGGTATATCCTGGTCTTGCAGGAGTACATGGTCTTGCAGGAATACATGGACTTCCCGGGCTGCCCGCATTGTCTCCACTGCCAGCCCTGCCTGCACTGCCAGCCTTGACGAAAATTGCAGCACCTGTGCTGCCTGCCATTACCAAGATTGCGGCACCCCTTGCCGTCGCAAAAGTGGCGGTGCCCGAGCCATATGATCCCAATCCACAATACAGTTTCAGCTATGATGTTCAT GATGGTACAACTGGCGATGTGAAAAGTCAACAGGAAGCACGAAGCGGTGATGTTGTACAGGGCGCCTACTCTCTAATTGAACCCGATGGCACACGACGTGTCGTCGAATACACCGCCGACCCAGTGCACGGATTCAACGCAATCGTTCGCCGTGAACCAATCGCTGTTAAGGCGGTTGCACCAATTGCCAAAGTACTCGCCCCAGCACCGCTGTTGCACGCTCCTATCATAGCGAAGGCCGTCCCAGCTATATCGGCATTGCCTGCTTTACACTCTCTACCAGGGCTTGCTCTTCCTGGACCTCTTTCGCCCTACCACGGCTAA
- the LOC128860003 gene encoding larval cuticle protein A3A, translated as MAFLKYTIVVYLALISVSQCALLRAAPAPVVPINTEIDPHPQYAFAYNVQDAVTGDSKSQQEVRDGDVVKGSYSVLDADGTLRTVFYTADPINGFNAVVQRGPVPVVAAKRVLPVAPVPLPARFIQG; from the exons ATGGCTTTCCTCAAG tACACAATTGTCGTCTACCTGGCCCTCATTTCCGTCAGCCAATGCGCACTTTTGCGCGCTGCTCCTGCACCGGTTGTGCCAATCAACACAGAGATTGACCCACATCCACAATATGCTTTCGCTTACAATGTGCAGGATGCTGTCACCGGCGACAGCAAGAGCCAACAGGAAGTGCGCGATGGTGATGTTGTGAAGGGTTCCTACTCTGTTCTGGACGCTGATGGTACACTTCGCACAGTATTCTACACCGCTGATCCCATCAATGGCTTCAATGCCGTCGTTCAACGTGGTCCGGTTCCTGTAGTGGCTGCCAAGCGCGTTTTGCCTGTTGCTCCAGTGCCGCTGCCGGCACGCTTCATCCAGGGCTGA